Proteins from one Corticium candelabrum chromosome 4, ooCorCand1.1, whole genome shotgun sequence genomic window:
- the LOC134178563 gene encoding heterogeneous nuclear ribonucleoprotein A1, A2/B1 homolog yields MECGGWSVGDGVWGMECGGRGGSGECGGSGECGGSGECGGSGEWGESGLGVGWVRLGWSGGGEWRGEEDGVGMEDGVGVEDGVGWRMAWGGGWRGVEDGMGVEMAWGWRMAWGWRMEWGWRMERGREEQNLSR; encoded by the coding sequence ATGGAGTGTGGGGGATGGAGTGTGGGGGATGGAGTGTGGGGGATGGAGTGTGGTGGGAGAGGTGGGAGTGGGGAGTGTGGTGGGAGTGGGGAGTGTGGTGGGAGTGGGGAGTGTGGTGGGAGTGGGGAGTGGGGTGAGAGTGGGTTGGGAGTGGGTTGGGTGAGGTTGGGATGGAGTGGGGGTGGAGAATGGCGTGGGGAGGAGGATGGCGTGGGGATGGAGGATGGCGTGGGGGTGGAGGATGGCGTGGGGTGGAGGATGGCGTGGGGTGGAGGATGGCGTGGGGTGGAGGATGGCATGGGGGTGGAGATGGCATGGGGGTGGAGGATGGCGTGGGGGTGGAGGATGGAGTGGGGATGGAGGATGGAGCGGGGGAGAGAGGAACAGAATTTGTCCAGATAA